The following are from one region of the Francisella opportunistica genome:
- a CDS encoding class I SAM-dependent methyltransferase: MKMLNIACGSKYHKDWINIDFDARSKGVKKVNILNGLPFETNYINVIYISHFLEHLNQDQADFVLKESFRVLKENGIIRLVVPDLENVCQEYLRILNLVTQDKKYEKNYEWITVELLDQLVRNKRGGRMGNMFSKVSQTKDKYIANYILERTGDDLLKESKPSRRKITYDKIKNKLLYSYLKLVRLLVPKDLRDLVFVNTSIGERHQWMYDKYSLSKKLFDLGFKNIEIKSYNESSIVNFNNYFLDIKKDGLPYKGMGSLYIEAKK; encoded by the coding sequence ATGAAAATGTTGAATATAGCATGTGGTAGTAAGTATCATAAAGACTGGATAAATATTGATTTTGATGCAAGGTCAAAAGGAGTTAAGAAGGTAAATATCTTAAATGGATTACCATTTGAAACTAATTATATCAATGTCATATATATCAGCCATTTCTTAGAGCATTTAAATCAAGATCAAGCTGATTTCGTTTTAAAAGAAAGTTTTAGAGTTCTAAAAGAAAATGGAATTATAAGGCTTGTTGTTCCAGATTTGGAAAATGTTTGTCAAGAGTATTTAAGAATTTTAAACTTAGTAACTCAAGATAAGAAATATGAGAAAAATTATGAATGGATTACGGTGGAACTACTAGATCAACTTGTTAGAAATAAACGTGGTGGTAGAATGGGCAATATGTTTTCAAAAGTATCTCAAACAAAAGATAAGTATATTGCAAATTATATTCTAGAAAGAACAGGTGATGATCTTCTAAAAGAGAGTAAACCTAGTAGAAGAAAAATTACATATGACAAAATAAAAAATAAGTTACTGTATTCTTATTTGAAATTAGTACGCTTACTTGTACCAAAGGACTTAAGAGATTTAGTATTTGTAAATACATCAATAGGTGAAAGACATCAATGGATGTATGATAAATACTCCTTAAGTAAAAAACTATTTGATTTGGGATTTAAAAATATAGAGATTAAAAGCTACAATGAGAGTAGTATAGTTAATTTTAATAACTATTTTTTAGATATAAAAAAAGATGGTTTACCATATAAAGGCATGGGTTCTCTATACATAGAAGCTAAGAAATGA
- a CDS encoding IS630 transposase-related protein, which yields MAYSHHFIKKVLKLKSEGVSFLKLSNRFNISVRSIQEWLKGNLPKGTRNKPNTKLDLVKLKQDKLSLLVNTNL from the coding sequence ATGGCATATTCACATCACTTTATAAAAAAGGTATTAAAGCTAAAATCAGAAGGTGTTAGCTTTTTAAAATTATCAAATAGATTTAATATTAGCGTTAGAAGTATCCAAGAGTGGTTAAAAGGTAATTTACCTAAAGGTACAAGAAATAAGCCTAATACCAAACTTGATTTAGTTAAGTTAAAACAAGATAAACTGTCCCTGTTAGTCAATACCAATTTATAA
- a CDS encoding class I SAM-dependent methyltransferase — protein MNCPLCDTENIKKLEKIDKKSLIGLYKKATGEDFSYLISQDIDFCECNNCKLRFYDPLTTGDEKFYNSLQKFEWYYLDDKEEYVYAKDYISSTDRVLEVGSGKGAFAKHIDTKDYVGLDFSRQAKNMAQQNGIVVENELIEDYAEKHPHEFDVVVSFQVLEHVSNPKQFIESKIKTLKKGGRLIIAVPSEDSFLKYATNVILNMPPHHVTRWSDTTFKYIADIYNLTIETIYHEKVQDVHKSWYLTTLIANSISANKIINTSFFYKFKNKFAGLIGRFLSRGLKNEMLPNGLSVLVVLKKV, from the coding sequence ATGAACTGCCCATTATGTGATACTGAAAATATTAAAAAGCTAGAAAAAATAGATAAGAAAAGTCTAATAGGTCTATATAAGAAAGCTACTGGCGAAGATTTTAGCTATTTAATTTCACAAGATATAGACTTTTGCGAATGTAATAACTGTAAGCTCAGGTTTTATGATCCGTTAACAACAGGAGATGAAAAGTTTTATAACTCTCTTCAGAAGTTTGAATGGTACTATTTGGACGATAAAGAAGAGTATGTTTATGCAAAAGATTACATTAGTTCTACAGATAGGGTTCTTGAGGTAGGTAGTGGCAAAGGTGCTTTCGCAAAGCATATTGATACAAAAGACTATGTAGGATTAGATTTTAGTAGGCAAGCTAAAAATATGGCTCAGCAGAATGGTATAGTAGTTGAGAATGAATTAATAGAAGATTATGCTGAGAAACATCCACATGAGTTTGATGTAGTTGTTAGTTTTCAAGTTCTAGAGCATGTATCTAATCCTAAACAGTTTATTGAATCGAAGATTAAAACTCTAAAAAAGGGTGGTAGGTTAATAATAGCTGTCCCAAGCGAAGATTCTTTTTTAAAGTATGCTACAAATGTAATCCTTAATATGCCTCCTCATCATGTTACAAGATGGAGTGATACCACATTTAAATATATAGCAGATATTTATAATCTAACGATTGAAACAATCTATCATGAAAAAGTTCAAGATGTGCATAAGTCTTGGTATTTAACTACTTTAATAGCTAATTCAATATCTGCTAACAAAATAATCAATACTTCATTTTTTTACAAGTTTAAAAATAAATTTGCTGGTTTGATTGGAAGATTTTTGAGTAGAGGATTAAAAAATGAAATGTTACCAAATGGTCTATCTGTTTTAGTAGTTTTGAAAAAGGTTTAG
- a CDS encoding nucleotide-diphospho-sugar transferase — MSIVEKFIPPYPLNTPVLFLVFNRLDNTKQVFEATRQAKPPKLYVASDGARKSKGGEAEKVQKVRDYIMSSIDWDCEVKTLFRDENLGCKIAPSDAITWFFKNEEMGIILEDDCLPSQSFFWFCEELLDRYKDNKKIAQISGNNFQNGKQRGNGDYYFSIYNHIWGWASWADRWIDYDRELTNFDNVCFIKNIFDDSRIRKYWENIFNLVKSKKLNTCWDYQWTFINWRKQRLTILPRVNLISNIGFGADATHTSQENRLSNMHRYELIINKHPTDIRSDKKADIYTSKVIFLKRNIFVRVIRKIMKIGNKK, encoded by the coding sequence ATGAGTATAGTAGAAAAATTCATTCCACCATATCCGCTTAATACACCAGTATTGTTTTTAGTATTTAATCGGCTTGATAATACAAAGCAAGTATTTGAAGCTACCCGACAAGCAAAACCACCAAAACTTTATGTAGCGTCAGATGGCGCAAGAAAGTCTAAAGGTGGAGAAGCAGAAAAAGTTCAAAAAGTTCGTGATTACATTATGAGTAGCATTGACTGGGATTGTGAAGTTAAAACTCTCTTCCGAGATGAAAACTTGGGCTGCAAAATAGCGCCTAGTGATGCAATAACTTGGTTTTTTAAGAATGAAGAAATGGGTATTATCTTAGAAGATGACTGCTTGCCAAGTCAGAGCTTTTTTTGGTTTTGTGAAGAGTTGTTGGATAGATATAAGGATAATAAAAAAATAGCTCAAATTAGTGGTAATAACTTTCAAAATGGTAAACAACGTGGAAATGGAGACTATTATTTTTCAATCTATAATCATATATGGGGTTGGGCTAGTTGGGCTGATCGTTGGATTGATTATGATAGAGAATTAACTAATTTTGATAATGTTTGTTTTATTAAAAATATATTTGATGATTCAAGAATTAGAAAATACTGGGAAAATATATTTAATCTAGTTAAGTCTAAAAAGTTAAATACTTGTTGGGACTATCAATGGACTTTTATAAATTGGAGAAAACAAAGGTTAACAATTTTACCAAGAGTCAATCTTATATCAAATATAGGTTTTGGAGCAGATGCTACTCATACAAGTCAAGAAAATAGACTTAGTAACATGCATAGATATGAGCTTATTATAAATAAACATCCAACTGATATAAGGTCAGATAAAAAGGCTGATATTTACACATCTAAAGTAATTTTTCTTAAAAGAAATATTTTTGTAAGAGTGATACGTAAGATAATGAAAATAGGTAATAAAAAATGA
- a CDS encoding FkbM family methyltransferase, with protein MLGLIYSIYRKLFARRCFIKLNKFLYYCSIRGLGIYNYENMNVSGENSFIQKIIKKNAIGKKKFVVFDIGANKGEYTKFLAENISNSSIFAFEPHPLTFKVLSKKCSCLNDIILFNCALAAEKSILKLYDYKSKDGSSHASLSSKVFTDVHGSKTISHQVDVTTVDLICEENNIKRIDLLKIDVEGYELDVLRGSKRMIQSDLVKFIQFEFTQLNTSTRVFFKDFWEILSKKYRIYRLLPNSLLEIKEYNPSDNEIFGYQNFIAIHKDVKNAI; from the coding sequence ATGTTAGGGTTAATATATTCTATATATAGAAAATTATTTGCAAGGAGATGCTTTATAAAGCTTAATAAATTTCTATATTATTGTTCAATAAGAGGGTTAGGTATTTATAATTATGAAAATATGAATGTATCTGGAGAGAATAGTTTTATTCAAAAAATAATAAAAAAAAATGCGATAGGGAAAAAAAAATTTGTTGTATTTGATATAGGAGCTAACAAAGGAGAATACACAAAATTTTTAGCTGAGAATATAAGCAACTCCAGTATTTTTGCATTTGAGCCTCACCCCTTAACTTTTAAAGTATTATCTAAAAAATGTTCATGTTTGAACGATATAATATTATTTAATTGTGCATTAGCTGCTGAAAAAAGTATATTAAAGTTATATGATTATAAGTCCAAAGACGGTTCCTCACATGCTAGTTTAAGTTCAAAAGTATTTACCGATGTACATGGTTCAAAAACGATATCTCATCAAGTAGATGTTACAACTGTAGATTTAATTTGTGAAGAAAATAATATCAAAAGAATAGACTTATTAAAGATAGATGTAGAGGGATATGAACTAGATGTGTTAAGAGGTTCGAAGAGAATGATTCAAAGCGATCTAGTAAAATTTATCCAATTTGAGTTTACACAGCTTAATACTAGTACAAGGGTGTTCTTTAAAGATTTCTGGGAAATACTTTCTAAGAAGTATAGAATTTATAGGCTTTTACCCAATTCTTTATTAGAAATTAAAGAATACAATCCATCAGATAATGAAATTTTTGGATATCAAAATTTTATAGCAATACACAAGGATGTAAAAAATGCAATATAA
- a CDS encoding flippase — MTINLKLSEGFKRYFLNTGWLFIGNISRMLASLLVGIWVARYLGPKEFGALNYASSFVALFSVLTTLGLDGIVVRELVKDSSKSNNILGTAFGLKLLGFFVLLIILSGALYFAEESLYTKSIIFVVALSTMMQSFNILDFYFQSQVKSKFVALANLISLVISSITKIILILCGAELIYFAAVVVLDSFTLSLGFIYFYQSKKFGNIKNWRFKFAVAKSLLRDSWPLILSGLAVSIYMNIDQVMINHMLGPQEVGQFAAAVRISTVWYFIPVVISSSLFPAIINAKKVSEQLYYTRLQRLYDLMVWMAIAIALPMTFLSDWVVNLLYGQEYNQAGSVLMIHIWAGIFVSLGVASNRWLLTESMQKISFYRTAYGCLANIILNVILIPRYGIQGAAVATLGANFLAAFFFDLFNEKTRKVFFMKLKAFILIKRR, encoded by the coding sequence ATGACCATTAATTTGAAACTATCAGAAGGATTTAAAAGATACTTCTTGAATACTGGATGGTTATTTATCGGTAATATATCAAGAATGTTAGCATCTCTACTAGTAGGGATATGGGTTGCTAGATATCTAGGACCAAAAGAGTTTGGTGCTTTGAATTATGCTAGTAGTTTTGTCGCACTTTTTAGTGTGCTAACAACTTTGGGACTAGATGGTATAGTTGTCAGAGAATTAGTGAAGGATTCAAGTAAATCAAATAATATTCTGGGAACCGCTTTTGGTTTGAAATTATTAGGCTTTTTTGTTTTGCTGATAATACTATCTGGAGCTCTTTATTTTGCAGAAGAGAGCTTATATACAAAGAGTATAATTTTTGTAGTGGCACTATCTACTATGATGCAGAGTTTTAACATCCTTGATTTTTATTTTCAGAGTCAAGTAAAGAGTAAATTTGTAGCGTTGGCGAACTTAATCTCTCTTGTAATATCATCAATTACAAAAATAATACTTATTTTATGTGGTGCTGAGCTAATTTATTTTGCTGCAGTTGTTGTCTTAGATAGCTTTACTTTATCGTTAGGATTTATATATTTTTATCAATCTAAAAAGTTTGGTAATATTAAAAATTGGCGCTTTAAGTTTGCTGTTGCAAAGTCATTATTAAGAGATAGTTGGCCTTTGATCTTGAGTGGTTTAGCAGTATCTATATATATGAATATAGATCAGGTTATGATAAATCATATGCTTGGACCACAAGAGGTGGGGCAATTTGCTGCGGCTGTAAGGATTAGTACGGTTTGGTATTTTATACCAGTAGTTATATCATCATCACTTTTCCCTGCTATTATCAATGCAAAAAAGGTAAGTGAGCAACTATACTATACAAGGCTTCAAAGGCTTTATGATTTGATGGTGTGGATGGCTATAGCTATTGCACTTCCTATGACATTTCTAAGCGATTGGGTAGTTAATTTGCTCTATGGACAAGAGTATAATCAAGCAGGTAGTGTGCTTATGATTCATATTTGGGCTGGGATATTTGTATCTCTTGGAGTTGCTAGTAACAGATGGCTTTTAACTGAAAGTATGCAAAAAATATCTTTTTATAGAACAGCTTATGGATGCTTAGCGAATATTATTTTGAACGTTATTTTAATACCAAGATATGGTATTCAAGGTGCAGCGGTAGCAACTTTAGGTGCTAACTTTTTGGCTGCTTTTTTCTTTGATCTCTTTAATGAGAAAACAAGAAAAGTTTTTTTTATGAAACTAAAAGCTTTTATTTTAATCAAAAGGAGATGA
- a CDS encoding IS3 family transposase, whose protein sequence is MSKKRVTYTADFKAKVIIELLEGDKTVNEIASKYDLLPKNVHNWKQQFLSNACMAFDKSSVVKEYKQEIDELKKEKDATSKKLGEVIVERDFLMGKLKSLVSSNDRVKSIDTKLDLSLNNQLKLLSVSKTLYYYTPIARFSSAANIKLLNTIDLIHTKHPYYGTRRLVKLLNRLGFLVGRKLIKSAMEFMGIKALYPNKKKTTTINKQHNKYPYLLNAFKNGLNQVVIDKANKVWSADITYIRLENGYAYLAAIIDWYSKKILAWKLSNTMDTLLTTSVLNEALLKYEKPDIFNSDQGVQYTAKEHIKILSDRNIQISMDAKGRSIDNIVIERFWRTLKYENVYPSSYRTMNEAKLGIKEYIEIYNNERMHSSIGYMTPDEAYSGILKVA, encoded by the coding sequence ATGAGTAAAAAGAGAGTAACGTATACAGCTGATTTTAAAGCTAAAGTAATTATAGAATTACTAGAAGGTGATAAGACAGTTAATGAGATAGCGAGTAAATATGACTTACTCCCTAAAAACGTACACAATTGGAAGCAACAATTTTTATCTAATGCTTGTATGGCATTTGATAAAAGCTCTGTAGTTAAAGAATATAAGCAAGAAATAGATGAGCTTAAAAAAGAAAAAGATGCTACGAGTAAAAAACTTGGAGAAGTTATAGTTGAGAGAGATTTTTTGATGGGAAAGCTAAAAAGCTTGGTATCATCAAATGATAGAGTAAAGTCTATAGATACTAAGCTAGATTTATCCTTAAACAATCAGCTTAAACTATTATCCGTATCAAAGACTTTGTACTACTATACTCCAATAGCAAGATTTAGTAGTGCTGCTAATATTAAACTATTGAATACAATAGATTTGATACATACCAAGCATCCGTATTATGGTACAAGAAGATTAGTGAAATTATTAAATAGATTGGGCTTTTTAGTTGGTAGAAAATTAATCAAAAGTGCAATGGAGTTTATGGGTATTAAGGCTTTGTATCCTAATAAGAAAAAGACAACCACTATTAATAAGCAACATAATAAATATCCATATTTACTTAATGCATTTAAGAATGGCTTAAATCAAGTGGTCATAGACAAAGCTAATAAAGTTTGGAGCGCTGACATCACCTATATTAGGTTAGAGAATGGTTATGCATATTTAGCTGCTATAATAGATTGGTATAGTAAGAAGATATTAGCTTGGAAGCTTTCTAATACTATGGATACATTGCTAACAACGAGTGTGTTAAATGAAGCATTATTAAAATATGAAAAACCTGATATTTTTAACTCTGATCAAGGAGTCCAATATACTGCTAAAGAACATATTAAAATACTATCTGATAGAAATATACAGATCTCTATGGATGCTAAAGGAAGATCTATAGATAACATTGTAATTGAAAGATTTTGGAGAACATTAAAATATGAAAACGTTTATCCATCATCTTATAGAACAATGAATGAGGCAAAGCTAGGTATTAAAGAATATATTGAGATTTATAACAACGAAAGAATGCATTCAAGTATTGGATATATGACGCCTGATGAAGCATATTCTGGTATTTTGAAAGTTGCATAA
- a CDS encoding class I SAM-dependent methyltransferase codes for MNNSPRLNDGINYLNLGAGENYIDGYINADFFYGFKFWKKNSLKREWKLDLRYPLKCSDNTFDGVFTEHTIEHLYPDDAKRLLKEIYRILKPSSIIRITVPDLEKYVDFYNKEYNDIDVREFQKRYKTGCCGIRNMTQNYFHFSVWDFEEIKKYLEDVGFRDIKKMKYGTTQDEKLNLDLKDRAWETLYVEARK; via the coding sequence ATGAATAATAGTCCACGATTAAACGATGGCATTAACTACTTAAATCTTGGTGCTGGTGAAAATTATATTGACGGATATATAAATGCAGACTTTTTCTACGGATTTAAATTCTGGAAAAAAAATAGTTTGAAAAGAGAATGGAAGTTAGATCTTAGATACCCACTTAAGTGTAGTGATAATACATTTGATGGTGTCTTTACAGAGCATACTATAGAACACCTTTATCCAGATGATGCTAAACGACTTTTAAAAGAAATTTATAGAATATTAAAGCCAAGCTCGATTATTCGCATAACTGTACCTGACCTAGAAAAGTATGTTGATTTCTATAATAAAGAATATAATGATATTGATGTGAGAGAATTTCAAAAAAGGTATAAGACTGGATGTTGTGGGATAAGAAATATGACACAGAATTATTTTCACTTTTCAGTGTGGGATTTTGAAGAAATAAAAAAATATTTAGAAGATGTTGGTTTTAGGGATATAAAGAAGATGAAATATGGTACTACGCAAGATGAGAAGCTCAATTTGGATTTAAAAGATAGAGCTTGGGAAACTTTATACGTTGAAGCGAGAAAATAA
- a CDS encoding IS3 family transposase (programmed frameshift), whose product MKKKKSHSAAFKYEVSVVAIKGELTQAQISSKYEIHSSQITSWKKQALESIKQLFSGKLPPGKQDLLDEKEKSKLYEEIGRLKVELDWMKKKLILSCRDKKMLIEPNNPDISIVRQCQLLGLNRSVYYYQYKGIDEHTENLMRLIDERYTARPHEGSRKIMVYLNNLGYDVTRNQVKYLMDKMGLQAIYPKPITSAKSRQEHIIYPYLLNDICVYYPNQVWCSDITYIRMKHGHIYLVAIMDWYSRYVIDWQLSISLEAEFCIDTLKRALASSSCGIFNTDQGAQYTSNAWINTLLNKGISISMDAKGRCFDNIFIERLWRSVKYECIYLKEFESVAEVREALTDYFEYYNTDRYHQSLEYKTPADVYFSKVKIENIFDNLTSIF is encoded by the exons ATGAAGAAGAAAAAATCTCATAGTGCTGCATTTAAATATGAGGTATCAGTTGTAGCCATAAAAGGTGAATTAACCCAAGCTCAAATCAGTAGTAAATACGAAATTCACTCTAGCCAGATTACAAGCTGGAAGAAGCAGGCTTTAGAGAGCATAAAACAACTATTTTCAGGTAAACTTCCGCCAGGTAAGCAAGATTTATTAGACGAAAAAGAAAAATCAAAGCTATACGAAGAAATTGGTAGGCTCAAAGTGGAGCTTGACTGGATGAAAAAAAAA CTAATTTTGAGTTGTAGGGATAAGAAAATGTTAATAGAACCAAATAATCCAGATATCTCAATAGTCAGACAGTGTCAACTTTTGGGCTTAAATAGATCAGTATATTATTATCAGTATAAAGGTATAGATGAGCATACTGAAAACTTAATGCGTCTAATAGATGAGCGTTATACAGCAAGGCCACATGAAGGCTCTAGAAAGATTATGGTATACCTAAATAACCTTGGATACGATGTTACTCGAAATCAAGTAAAATACTTGATGGATAAAATGGGTTTACAAGCTATATACCCAAAGCCAATCACAAGCGCAAAATCTAGACAAGAACATATTATATATCCATATCTACTAAATGATATTTGTGTTTACTACCCTAACCAAGTATGGTGCTCAGATATAACATATATTCGTATGAAACATGGGCATATATATCTTGTAGCAATAATGGACTGGTATAGTAGGTATGTAATTGATTGGCAGTTGAGCATTAGTTTAGAAGCAGAATTTTGTATTGATACTCTTAAGAGAGCTTTAGCTAGTAGTAGCTGTGGTATTTTCAATACAGATCAAGGAGCACAGTATACTTCAAACGCTTGGATAAATACCTTGCTAAATAAAGGTATCTCAATTAGTATGGATGCTAAAGGTAGATGTTTTGATAATATATTTATTGAGCGTCTATGGAGAAGTGTTAAATACGAATGTATATACCTAAAAGAATTTGAGTCAGTAGCTGAAGTTAGGGAAGCTCTGACTGATTACTTTGAATATTATAATACTGATAGATATCATCAAAGTTTAGAATATAAGACTCCTGCTGATGTGTATTTTAGTAAAGTTAAAATAGAAAATATTTTTGATAATTTGACATCTATTTTTTGA
- a CDS encoding NAD-dependent epimerase/dehydratase family protein, whose translation MKKVLVTGGAGFIGSHLCQRLSEKTNIEVYSLDNYFTGSKPNHIKNVTYIRGNTKDIDKLISFKPDIIYHLGEYSRVEQSFDDIEKVIDFNKLGTFSVLEFVRKNNSKLIYAGSSTKFGDDGNNSNASPYAWSKSSNTLLVENYAKWFDINYAITYFYNVYGSREISTGKYATLVALLKEKMRKCEPLTVVSPGTQKRNFTHIDDIIDALLLVGELGYEMSMV comes from the coding sequence ATGAAGAAAGTATTAGTAACTGGTGGAGCAGGTTTTATTGGTAGTCATCTTTGTCAAAGGCTTAGTGAAAAGACAAATATCGAAGTTTATAGCTTAGATAACTATTTTACAGGTAGTAAACCAAACCATATTAAAAATGTGACTTATATCAGAGGTAATACTAAAGATATAGACAAATTAATCAGCTTCAAACCGGATATTATTTATCATCTTGGTGAATATTCAAGAGTAGAGCAAAGCTTTGATGATATCGAAAAAGTGATTGATTTTAATAAGTTGGGAACTTTTTCAGTTTTAGAATTTGTTAGGAAAAATAATTCTAAACTAATATATGCTGGTAGTAGTACTAAATTTGGTGATGATGGCAATAATTCTAATGCTAGTCCATATGCTTGGAGTAAATCATCAAATACATTACTTGTTGAAAATTATGCAAAATGGTTTGACATTAATTATGCAATCACTTATTTCTATAATGTATATGGTTCAAGAGAGATAAGCACTGGTAAATATGCAACATTGGTAGCTTTATTAAAAGAGAAAATGAGAAAATGTGAGCCTCTTACTGTCGTATCACCTGGAACTCAAAAAAGAAATTTTACTCATATTGATGATATTATCGATGCTCTATTATTAGTAGGTGAATTAGGCTATGAGATGAGTATGGTATAG
- a CDS encoding glycosyltransferase family 4 protein — translation MKILIVNTSDIQGGAARAAYRLHRSLLDANIDSQMLVQSKASDDYTVITENSRLRKYINKLRPIIDGLPVRKYKNRTKTLFSSSWFGFNNIATKINKINPDIIHLHWVNGGMLKIEDIARIKAPIVWSLHDMWAFTGGCHYDEECQGFLKGCGNCKVLRSSSQNDLSKKVFKRKQKTFNIKKDITIIGLSSWLNECSKNSTLLKTKIHINLPNPIDTDIFKPFDKDKARELWNLSTGKKLVLFGAMSATSDPRKGLKELNEGMTKMQQSKDIELVVLGSTKPQNAPNLGFKTHYLGSLADDVSLVTLYSAVDVTVVPSLQENLSNTIMESLSCGTPVVAFDIGGNNDMIDHKKNGYLAKPFDSQDLANGIEWILANDNYVSLCKNARYKVLRDFDSKVIAKKYIQLYKETLGR, via the coding sequence ATGAAAATCCTAATAGTTAATACCTCAGATATTCAAGGTGGTGCAGCAAGAGCTGCGTATAGATTACACAGATCACTACTGGATGCTAATATTGATAGTCAGATGTTAGTTCAAAGTAAAGCTAGTGATGACTATACTGTTATTACAGAAAATAGTAGATTAAGAAAGTATATAAATAAGCTTCGTCCTATCATAGATGGTTTGCCTGTTAGAAAATATAAAAATAGAACAAAGACATTATTTAGCTCATCATGGTTTGGGTTTAATAATATTGCTACAAAGATAAACAAAATAAATCCTGATATTATCCATTTGCACTGGGTTAATGGAGGAATGTTAAAAATAGAAGATATAGCTCGCATAAAAGCTCCCATAGTTTGGTCGCTTCATGATATGTGGGCTTTTACAGGTGGGTGTCATTATGATGAAGAGTGTCAAGGTTTTTTAAAAGGATGTGGTAACTGTAAAGTTCTGAGAAGCAGTAGTCAAAATGATCTTAGCAAAAAGGTGTTTAAACGAAAACAAAAAACTTTTAATATCAAAAAAGATATCACAATAATAGGCTTAAGTAGTTGGCTCAATGAATGCTCTAAAAACAGTACACTTTTAAAGACTAAAATTCATATAAATTTACCAAATCCGATAGATACGGATATATTTAAACCATTTGATAAAGACAAAGCTAGAGAGTTATGGAATCTGTCAACAGGTAAAAAGTTAGTTCTTTTTGGAGCAATGAGTGCTACAAGTGATCCACGAAAAGGCCTCAAAGAGTTAAATGAAGGTATGACAAAAATGCAACAATCTAAAGATATAGAGTTGGTAGTGCTTGGAAGTACTAAACCACAAAATGCGCCTAATCTTGGGTTTAAAACACACTATTTAGGAAGTTTGGCAGATGACGTAAGTTTAGTTACCTTATATAGTGCAGTAGATGTGACGGTAGTACCAAGTTTACAAGAAAATTTATCAAATACGATAATGGAAAGCTTATCTTGTGGTACTCCAGTTGTTGCTTTTGATATTGGTGGTAATAATGATATGATTGACCATAAGAAAAATGGATATTTAGCAAAACCTTTTGATAGTCAAGATTTAGCTAATGGTATAGAGTGGATTTTAGCTAATGATAACTATGTATCTTTATGCAAAAATGCTAGATATAAAGTTTTAAGAGATTTTGATAGTAAAGTTATTGCTAAGAAATATATACAATTATATAAGGAAACTTTAGGCAGATGA